In Symmachiella dynata, the following are encoded in one genomic region:
- a CDS encoding NAD-dependent epimerase/dehydratase family protein gives MKILVTGGAGYVGVPLVSALLDAGHQVTIVDNFMFGFESVLHLVSRPNLKMIKNDVRNEDLSYLDDSDVVFHLAAISGYPECEANPNSAQRINLDASIRISDHLSKDQLLVFASTTSIYGASGSVSDEETEVAPVSLYGMTKLQAERVIMQRENSISLRWATVFGVAPRMRSGLMVNDFVQKAIHEGTLVLYSGDSKRTFMHVNDSVAGYLFALEHVDQMRGGVFNMGSEELNYSKRDIAENIHRYESFEIVDSSMCDKDVRHFYVSYAKAKALGFECQYSLDDGIVELIKLYRFFNPHSFIKAI, from the coding sequence ATGAAGATATTGGTCACCGGTGGAGCAGGCTATGTCGGCGTGCCTTTGGTCTCCGCGCTATTGGATGCCGGACATCAAGTCACGATTGTCGACAATTTCATGTTCGGCTTCGAATCTGTGCTGCATCTTGTTTCGCGGCCGAATTTGAAGATGATCAAAAACGATGTCCGCAACGAGGACCTCTCGTATCTCGATGACAGCGACGTCGTCTTTCATCTGGCCGCCATCAGCGGGTATCCCGAGTGCGAAGCCAATCCCAACTCAGCGCAGCGGATCAACCTCGATGCCTCGATCCGTATTTCCGATCATCTCTCCAAAGATCAACTGTTGGTCTTCGCCTCGACGACCTCCATCTACGGTGCATCCGGTTCGGTCAGTGATGAAGAGACCGAGGTCGCTCCGGTGAGCTTGTACGGCATGACCAAACTGCAGGCCGAACGGGTGATTATGCAGCGCGAGAATTCGATCTCGTTACGCTGGGCAACCGTCTTCGGCGTGGCCCCCCGCATGCGGTCCGGGTTGATGGTCAATGACTTCGTACAAAAAGCAATACACGAAGGAACGTTGGTGCTCTATTCGGGCGATTCCAAACGGACCTTCATGCACGTCAACGACAGCGTTGCTGGATATCTCTTCGCGCTGGAGCACGTCGACCAAATGCGAGGCGGCGTCTTCAACATGGGCAGCGAGGAGTTGAACTACTCCAAACGGGATATCGCCGAAAACATCCATCGCTACGAATCATTCGAAATCGTCGATTCCAGCATGTGCGACAAAGACGTGCGGCATTTTTATGTCTCGTACGCTAAAGCCAAGGCGCTGGGATTTGAATGTCAGTATTCACTCGACGATGGCATCGTGGAGTTGATCAAGCTGTATCGCTTTTTCAATCCGCACTCGTTTATTAAAGCGATTTGA
- a CDS encoding methyltransferase domain-containing protein yields MSDVKVHLGCGKREMPGYLHIDLADFPHIDHQHDIATLPMLSDDSVQLIYASHVLEYFDRIEVAAVLREWRRVLAPGGTLRLAVPDFAALSRVYQEQGDLDLVIGPIFGRWEVPGTDIVVFHKTVYDFAALEQVLGDAGFTNVRHWEWREVFVGELAGYDDYSQAYVPHMDKDNGLLTSLNVEATK; encoded by the coding sequence GTGAGTGATGTCAAAGTCCATCTTGGTTGCGGCAAGCGCGAAATGCCGGGTTACCTGCACATCGACCTAGCCGATTTTCCGCACATCGATCATCAGCACGATATCGCCACGCTGCCCATGCTGAGCGACGATAGCGTGCAACTGATCTATGCCTCGCATGTGCTGGAATACTTTGACCGCATCGAAGTTGCCGCTGTGTTGCGCGAATGGCGGCGCGTGCTTGCGCCGGGGGGAACGTTGCGACTGGCTGTTCCCGACTTCGCCGCCTTATCCCGCGTCTATCAGGAACAAGGCGATCTGGATCTGGTCATCGGCCCGATCTTCGGCCGCTGGGAAGTCCCCGGGACGGACATTGTCGTTTTTCACAAAACGGTATACGACTTCGCTGCCCTCGAACAAGTTCTCGGCGACGCCGGTTTTACCAACGTGCGGCATTGGGAGTGGCGTGAAGTCTTCGTCGGCGAGTTGGCCGGCTACGACGACTATTCGCAAGCGTACGTTCCGCACATGGACAAAGACAACGGCCTGTTGACCAGCCTCAATGTGGAAGCCACCAAATGA
- a CDS encoding DegT/DnrJ/EryC1/StrS family aminotransferase encodes MNFIHQIEPYLTENDIAAVTDYLRSGGWLTEFQKTAEFEQRLAEFVSAKHATVVTSGTAALYLSLLALGIGPGDSVIVPDFTMIATPNVVRWAGAEPILCDVDPQTLCLDLNKVRLRPDTLAMIYVPINGRSGDMQQVRQFCRSHGLVLIEDACQALGSQSAGQKLGTFGDVGVFSFTPHKIITTGQGGAIVTNDDAVAEKIRKLKDFHRLQPGVDQHDGIGFNFKFTDLQAVIGIEQLKIIEERIEGRRNVWRTYAEQLADIEWLQFLPLGSDDTVPWFADALLNGVQKQPFLDYMKQNGIGCRTFYPPLHTQPPYADQTGEFLVSSDIAARGVWLPSSIQMPSDELNRVVETIRAYTPQAIEEQQTPLPKPHWDLAKSRVESQQSASD; translated from the coding sequence ATGAACTTCATCCATCAAATCGAACCGTATCTGACCGAGAACGATATCGCTGCCGTGACGGACTACCTCCGCTCCGGCGGATGGTTGACGGAATTTCAAAAGACGGCGGAGTTTGAACAACGACTGGCGGAATTTGTTTCGGCCAAGCATGCCACGGTTGTCACCAGTGGAACGGCGGCGTTGTATCTGTCGCTGTTGGCGCTGGGCATCGGTCCGGGCGATTCGGTGATCGTCCCCGACTTTACGATGATCGCCACGCCGAACGTCGTGCGCTGGGCGGGGGCTGAGCCGATTCTGTGCGACGTCGATCCGCAAACCCTCTGTTTGGATCTCAACAAAGTCCGACTGCGTCCCGATACGTTGGCGATGATCTACGTGCCGATCAATGGCCGTAGCGGCGACATGCAACAGGTGCGGCAGTTTTGCCGCAGTCACGGACTGGTGCTGATCGAGGATGCCTGCCAAGCGCTCGGTTCGCAATCAGCGGGACAAAAACTCGGCACGTTCGGCGACGTCGGCGTGTTTTCGTTCACCCCACACAAGATCATTACCACAGGGCAGGGGGGCGCCATTGTGACCAACGATGACGCTGTCGCTGAAAAAATCCGCAAATTAAAAGACTTCCATCGGCTGCAACCGGGCGTCGATCAGCACGATGGAATTGGCTTCAACTTCAAGTTCACCGACCTGCAAGCAGTGATTGGCATTGAACAGCTCAAGATCATCGAAGAGCGGATCGAAGGCCGGCGAAATGTGTGGCGGACCTATGCCGAGCAGCTGGCCGACATTGAGTGGCTGCAGTTTCTACCGTTGGGTAGCGACGACACCGTACCGTGGTTCGCGGATGCATTACTCAACGGCGTGCAGAAACAACCGTTCTTGGATTACATGAAACAAAACGGCATCGGCTGCCGCACGTTTTACCCGCCGTTGCACACGCAGCCCCCTTATGCCGATCAAACGGGTGAGTTTCTGGTCTCGAGCGATATCGCAGCGCGGGGCGTGTGGTTACCGTCGTCGATTCAAATGCCCTCCGACGAACTCAACCGGGTGGTGGAGACAATTCGAGCGTACACGCCGCAAGCGATCGAGGAACAACAAACTCCGCTCCCCAAGCCGCACTGGGATTTGGCAAAGTCGCGCGTTGAAAGTCAGCAATCCGCATCGGATTGA
- a CDS encoding site-2 protease family protein: MAILALSLSSVPSILLAALGLGFVIFIHELGHFAVAKWCDVNVERFSIGFGPVIWSRTWGETEYALSLIPFGGYVKMLGQDDMDPSQETDEDLAEDPRSYTAKSVPQRMAIISAGVIMNLLTSVLFFLFAFKLGVEFTPAVVGYTRPGDPAWVAGLRTGDEFTQVNGRTGRPLRFIDLRQEIALSSGDVHVKGIRRIYDGVKMTEEDFTTTLVPKTGDIIPTVGVAPSLGMRLPQAAEGEEATVTIPGTAAAKSTPPFEGGDEIVKIDEVDISGYADLQNVLARRRGQEVTFTVKRGKKGETPTTHEIKTPPNYFHTLGLKMDIGPITAIQQGSPATTAQPPLAVDDKITHIISETDGEREVGADLNALELPDYLATLHGQEIKIRVKRSTSGQEESIECTITPDDRPGWTETPTGPSIPLTIPAIGIGYQVMPLVLKVEEGSPAFGEVNRGGKPSFIKSIEFFPPITQEAKPIIFDNKSEDPINWAFAFWAMQQHPEAEVVLQISEQDSGQEYTTKKLAPQPRDQMGSEWYLPIRGIPLNMLTERRKAATYGESLSLAYNRTKSSLLEIYLTLRNLATGRVSPKALRGPLGIAETAYHFSEKGLGDLLWFLGLLSVSLAVLNFLPIPVLDGGHMVFLIWEGIRGKPASERVMIAANYVGLCFVLCLMLWVLSLDIFMHLLGWWKM; encoded by the coding sequence GTGGCGATCCTAGCCTTGTCGTTGAGTTCAGTTCCCAGCATTCTTTTGGCGGCGCTGGGTCTGGGCTTTGTCATTTTCATCCACGAGTTGGGCCACTTTGCCGTCGCCAAATGGTGCGACGTCAATGTGGAGCGATTCAGCATCGGTTTCGGACCGGTGATCTGGTCCCGGACGTGGGGGGAAACCGAGTATGCGCTTTCGCTGATTCCCTTTGGGGGATACGTGAAGATGCTCGGCCAGGACGATATGGATCCCAGCCAAGAAACCGACGAAGATCTCGCCGAGGATCCACGCTCCTACACCGCCAAGTCGGTGCCGCAGCGGATGGCGATTATCTCCGCCGGCGTGATCATGAACCTGCTCACCTCAGTACTGTTCTTCCTGTTCGCCTTCAAATTGGGCGTTGAATTCACACCGGCGGTCGTCGGCTATACCCGGCCAGGTGATCCTGCTTGGGTCGCGGGTCTGCGCACGGGAGACGAATTCACACAGGTGAACGGTCGCACCGGTCGGCCGCTAAGGTTTATCGATCTGCGGCAAGAAATCGCGCTCTCCTCTGGCGATGTCCATGTGAAGGGGATTCGCCGGATTTATGACGGCGTGAAGATGACCGAAGAGGATTTCACGACCACGCTCGTCCCCAAAACCGGCGACATCATCCCCACCGTCGGCGTAGCCCCCAGCCTGGGCATGCGGTTGCCGCAGGCCGCCGAGGGGGAAGAAGCAACCGTGACGATCCCGGGCACAGCTGCCGCAAAATCTACCCCTCCCTTTGAGGGCGGAGACGAGATCGTCAAGATCGACGAAGTTGATATTTCAGGCTATGCCGATCTGCAAAACGTCTTGGCGCGGCGCCGCGGGCAAGAAGTCACGTTCACCGTCAAACGGGGTAAAAAAGGCGAGACGCCGACAACACACGAAATCAAAACCCCGCCCAACTATTTCCATACATTGGGCCTGAAAATGGATATCGGGCCGATTACGGCCATCCAACAGGGTTCACCGGCAACAACCGCCCAACCACCGTTGGCCGTTGACGACAAGATCACACACATCATCAGCGAGACCGATGGCGAACGCGAAGTCGGCGCTGACTTAAACGCTTTAGAATTGCCCGATTACCTGGCGACATTGCACGGGCAGGAAATCAAAATTCGCGTGAAACGCAGCACGTCCGGACAGGAAGAATCGATCGAATGCACCATCACACCCGATGACCGTCCCGGTTGGACCGAAACCCCGACGGGTCCTTCGATCCCACTGACCATTCCGGCAATCGGGATCGGCTATCAAGTGATGCCGTTGGTCCTCAAAGTCGAAGAGGGAAGCCCCGCCTTTGGAGAAGTGAATCGCGGAGGCAAGCCGAGCTTTATTAAAAGCATCGAGTTCTTTCCGCCGATCACCCAAGAAGCCAAACCGATAATTTTTGACAACAAAAGTGAGGACCCGATCAATTGGGCGTTCGCGTTTTGGGCGATGCAACAACATCCGGAAGCAGAAGTTGTCTTGCAAATCTCCGAACAGGATTCGGGGCAAGAGTACACGACCAAAAAACTCGCTCCCCAACCGCGCGATCAGATGGGCAGCGAATGGTATCTGCCGATTCGGGGAATCCCCCTCAACATGCTCACCGAACGCCGCAAAGCGGCCACCTATGGCGAAAGCCTGTCGTTGGCCTACAACCGCACGAAGTCTTCGTTGCTGGAAATTTATCTCACGCTCCGCAATCTAGCGACGGGTCGCGTTTCGCCCAAGGCGCTGCGGGGTCCGTTGGGGATCGCTGAAACGGCGTACCATTTTTCCGAAAAAGGCCTAGGCGATCTGCTTTGGTTTTTGGGCCTATTGAGCGTTAGTTTGGCCGTGCTGAACTTCCTGCCGATTCCTGTCCTAGATGGCGGGCATATGGTTTTCTTGATCTGGGAAGGAATTCGTGGTAAACCGGCAAGTGAACGAGTCATGATCGCCGCAAATTATGTGGGGTTATGTTTCGTCTTGTGTTTGATGCTGTGGGTCTTGTCCCTCGACATTTTCATGCACTTGCTCGGCTGGTGGAAAATGTAA
- the dxr gene encoding 1-deoxy-D-xylulose-5-phosphate reductoisomerase, whose translation MNDDSSHNRIVILGSTGSIGTSCLEVVEGLGNNMEVLGLTAHTSWRDLAAQSRKYRPRWSVLSDERIRSRVETSEFGSDTELCFGTDAIEDVAAADEADVVICGIVGVAGLRGVSAAISAGKRVGIANKEPLVMAGGLMMKAAAEHGATIIPVDSEHSAIYQAMKSGHPSEVKRVVLTASGGPFRGWKREQLTDVTPEMALAHPTWDMGAKITIDSATLMNKALEIIEAKWLFGLSVDQIEVVIHPQSIIHSFVEFVDGSVIAQLSPPDMKLPIQYALTYPRRVSGVARKLDWSTGMNLQFDPPDLENFPGLQLGFEVAERGGTCGAVLNAANEGAVARFLAGDLRFSEIPRACRAILDAHNFDPDPTMTELLRQDGWAREEIQQWRS comes from the coding sequence ATGAACGACGATTCCTCGCACAACCGTATTGTGATCCTTGGCTCGACCGGCTCGATCGGCACGAGTTGTCTTGAGGTCGTCGAGGGGTTGGGGAACAACATGGAAGTGCTCGGGTTGACCGCGCACACCAGTTGGCGGGACTTGGCCGCTCAAAGTCGTAAATACCGCCCCCGGTGGTCCGTACTCAGCGACGAGCGTATTCGCAGTCGCGTGGAGACCTCGGAATTCGGCAGCGACACCGAACTTTGCTTTGGGACCGATGCCATTGAAGATGTCGCAGCAGCGGACGAAGCGGATGTTGTCATCTGTGGAATTGTGGGAGTCGCCGGTTTGCGCGGCGTCTCGGCCGCCATTTCGGCCGGTAAGCGGGTCGGCATTGCCAATAAAGAACCTTTAGTCATGGCCGGCGGGTTGATGATGAAGGCAGCCGCCGAACATGGGGCGACGATTATTCCCGTCGACAGCGAACACAGCGCGATTTATCAGGCGATGAAATCAGGACACCCCAGCGAGGTCAAACGGGTGGTGCTCACCGCCAGCGGCGGACCGTTTCGCGGCTGGAAACGGGAGCAGCTAACGGACGTCACCCCGGAAATGGCGCTGGCACACCCGACTTGGGATATGGGTGCCAAAATCACGATCGATTCGGCGACATTGATGAATAAGGCGCTGGAAATAATTGAGGCAAAATGGCTATTTGGGCTGTCTGTGGACCAAATTGAAGTTGTCATTCACCCGCAATCGATCATACATTCGTTTGTGGAGTTCGTGGACGGCTCTGTGATTGCCCAGTTATCGCCGCCCGACATGAAATTGCCGATTCAGTATGCGTTGACCTATCCCCGCCGCGTGAGTGGAGTGGCACGCAAGCTGGACTGGTCGACTGGTATGAACCTACAATTCGATCCGCCGGACCTGGAAAATTTCCCCGGGTTGCAACTGGGCTTTGAGGTTGCCGAGCGGGGCGGTACGTGCGGGGCGGTTTTGAATGCCGCCAATGAAGGAGCGGTGGCTCGGTTTTTGGCGGGCGACCTTCGTTTTTCCGAAATCCCTCGCGCCTGTCGCGCGATTTTAGATGCTCACAATTTCGACCCCGATCCGACCATGACTGAATTATTACGGCAGGACGGATGGGCGCGAGAGGAGATACAGCAGTGGCGATCCTAG
- a CDS encoding pyridoxal phosphate-dependent decarboxylase family protein, which produces MSYLDIVSELQTAFPQPVSDRLHDSYFVFSFMRALDQLDAMKSVKPLLGQPIELDYDSARQRRMEDAPHSVEEVSEELVGYLSGMFIWGHPRSQINVGPSPTIPSVIGGLLPSIYNPNLCSDESARGVVMAELESVAMTADLVGYDPQRAGGLFTFGGTGTTLYGAKIGLEKACPGTMTHGIREPAHLLCSTQAHYACQTVAGWMGLGHQNVVHVPSDPENAIRPCLLETHCRALLDRGVKIAVIVATMGTTDAFGLDDLQTIYDLREQLISDYDLDYRPHIHADAVIGWAWAVFNDYDFETNPLAFPPRTIRSLAGTRRRIKHLHLADSMGIDFHKTGFAPYVSSLFLCKDAGDLKLITRDEETTPYLFQSGKYHPGKYTLETTRSGSGPMAALANLRLFGKDGLRSLLGHLVSMAESLREHLDSHPAIHVLNGKNFGPVTLFRVYPDDVDTFSFPDREQSDARHREQLLQYNDYNRRVFELIQDEALQGRGVVLSLTDCYRETDYGEPIVALKSYIMSPFSTEWYAGQVLESVLRARELVAQDCQPE; this is translated from the coding sequence ATGTCCTACCTCGACATCGTCAGTGAACTGCAAACCGCTTTTCCGCAACCTGTCTCCGATCGGTTGCATGATTCGTATTTTGTCTTCTCCTTCATGCGTGCGCTCGACCAGCTGGATGCGATGAAATCGGTTAAGCCGTTGTTGGGGCAACCGATTGAGTTGGACTACGACAGTGCTCGGCAGCGACGGATGGAGGACGCGCCGCACTCGGTCGAAGAGGTTTCCGAAGAGTTGGTCGGATATCTGTCCGGCATGTTCATTTGGGGACATCCCCGCTCGCAGATCAACGTTGGCCCCTCACCCACAATCCCCAGCGTGATCGGCGGATTGCTGCCGTCAATCTATAATCCCAATCTGTGCAGTGACGAATCGGCGCGGGGCGTCGTGATGGCGGAGTTGGAATCGGTGGCGATGACGGCCGACTTGGTGGGTTACGATCCGCAACGGGCGGGCGGCTTATTCACGTTCGGCGGAACCGGTACCACGTTATACGGCGCGAAAATCGGTCTCGAAAAAGCTTGCCCCGGGACCATGACCCACGGCATTCGCGAACCGGCGCACTTACTCTGCTCCACGCAGGCGCATTACGCCTGCCAAACGGTCGCAGGGTGGATGGGATTGGGGCATCAAAACGTGGTGCACGTGCCGAGCGATCCAGAAAACGCCATCCGCCCCTGCCTGCTGGAAACCCATTGCCGCGCGTTGTTGGATCGCGGAGTAAAGATTGCCGTGATTGTCGCCACGATGGGAACCACCGACGCATTTGGGTTGGACGACCTGCAAACGATTTATGATTTGCGCGAACAGTTAATCAGCGACTATGACCTGGACTATCGCCCGCACATTCATGCCGACGCCGTCATCGGTTGGGCTTGGGCGGTGTTTAATGACTACGACTTCGAAACCAATCCGCTGGCATTTCCCCCGAGAACAATCCGGTCGTTGGCCGGCACGCGGCGGCGCATCAAGCATCTGCATCTGGCCGATTCGATGGGCATCGATTTCCACAAGACCGGCTTTGCGCCGTATGTCTCGAGCCTATTCTTGTGCAAGGATGCGGGGGACTTAAAGTTGATAACGCGCGACGAAGAGACGACGCCGTATTTGTTCCAAAGCGGCAAATACCATCCCGGCAAATATACGTTAGAAACGACGCGCAGCGGCAGCGGTCCCATGGCGGCGCTGGCGAACTTGAGGCTGTTCGGTAAGGACGGCCTGCGTTCGTTGTTGGGGCATCTGGTGTCGATGGCTGAGTCGCTGCGGGAACACTTGGATAGCCATCCGGCGATTCACGTACTCAACGGCAAAAACTTCGGCCCGGTGACACTCTTCCGCGTCTACCCCGACGACGTGGATACCTTTTCGTTCCCAGACCGCGAACAATCCGACGCGCGGCATCGAGAACAGTTATTACAATACAACGACTATAATCGCCGCGTTTTTGAATTGATCCAAGATGAGGCCCTGCAAGGCCGTGGAGTCGTGTTGTCGTTAACAGACTGCTATCGCGAAACAGACTACGGCGAACCGATCGTAGCACTCAAGTCCTACATCATGAGCCCCTTTTCGACCGAATGGTACGCAGGCCAGGTGCTGGAGTCGGTACTCCGCGCGCGGGAGTTAGTGGCCCAAGATTGTCAGCCGGAGTGA
- a CDS encoding arylsulfatase: MSNVSATPPSNRRVDLSVKIRVHPWLKIFRRIAWLPAIVVACFAPQAAAAERPNIVIIMADDMGYSDIGCYGGEIDTPHLNRLAERGLRFTQFYNTSRCCPTRASLLTGLYSHSAGMGGMVNKRATGKGTDSPYQGFLNDHCLTIAEALKPAGYNVLMSGKWHVGEQRPNWPTDRGFDRYFGLISGACNYWKVDEGRQMALEDQPYTPPADGSFYMTDAISDYAVKMVDEYGRRDEPFFLYVAYTAPHWPLHAWPEDIEKYRGKYRGGWEALRKQRHARMIEGGIVDADWPLSPLDAKPWDNLSEQEQAEFDLKMAVYAAMIDRMDHGVGRIVEQIQAVGELENTLILFLADNGGCHENPVRSEVPGTPPGPRDSYLAYGKNWANASNTPFRRYKHWVHEGGISSPLIAHWPAVVKSGKLTQQVGHVVDLMATCLDVAGADYPETVDGKSIHPLDGKSLLPILEGKQRTGHEMLFWEHLGSAAVRQGDWKLVSAEGGPWELYDLSKDRTELNDLAKTHPEKRDELLAAYRAWAKKTGVRPPKKSRKNRKHK, from the coding sequence ATGAGCAACGTTTCGGCGACACCTCCTAGTAATCGTAGGGTCGACTTATCCGTGAAGATCCGTGTTCATCCGTGGCTAAAAATCTTTCGCCGCATCGCGTGGTTACCGGCCATTGTCGTTGCCTGTTTCGCGCCGCAGGCTGCTGCGGCGGAGCGGCCTAATATTGTCATCATTATGGCTGATGACATGGGGTATTCCGACATTGGCTGTTATGGCGGCGAAATCGACACGCCGCATCTCAATCGTCTGGCTGAGAGAGGATTGCGGTTCACGCAATTTTATAACACCTCCCGCTGTTGTCCGACGCGGGCATCGCTGCTCACAGGGCTGTATTCCCACAGTGCCGGGATGGGCGGGATGGTCAATAAGCGTGCAACGGGGAAGGGGACCGATTCCCCTTATCAAGGATTTCTAAACGACCATTGCCTCACCATTGCCGAAGCGCTCAAACCGGCGGGGTACAACGTGTTGATGTCGGGAAAATGGCACGTCGGCGAGCAGCGTCCGAATTGGCCAACCGACCGCGGCTTTGATCGGTACTTCGGTCTGATCAGCGGAGCGTGTAATTATTGGAAAGTCGACGAAGGCCGCCAAATGGCCTTGGAAGACCAACCCTACACACCGCCGGCCGACGGCAGTTTTTATATGACCGATGCGATCAGCGACTACGCTGTTAAAATGGTCGACGAATACGGCCGCCGGGATGAACCGTTTTTTCTTTACGTAGCCTACACCGCTCCGCACTGGCCATTGCACGCTTGGCCAGAGGACATCGAGAAGTATCGCGGCAAATATCGCGGCGGCTGGGAAGCACTTCGCAAACAACGGCACGCGCGGATGATCGAAGGGGGCATCGTCGATGCCGACTGGCCACTCTCGCCACTCGATGCGAAGCCGTGGGACAATCTGTCAGAACAAGAGCAAGCAGAATTCGATTTGAAGATGGCCGTCTATGCCGCGATGATCGACCGCATGGACCATGGGGTGGGGCGAATCGTCGAACAGATCCAAGCGGTGGGGGAACTTGAGAACACGCTGATTCTGTTCCTGGCCGACAACGGCGGCTGCCACGAAAACCCCGTTCGCAGCGAAGTCCCCGGCACACCCCCCGGTCCCCGAGACAGCTATCTGGCCTATGGAAAAAATTGGGCCAACGCCAGCAACACGCCGTTTCGTCGCTACAAACATTGGGTGCACGAGGGGGGAATCTCCTCGCCGCTCATCGCGCATTGGCCCGCTGTGGTGAAATCCGGGAAACTCACCCAGCAGGTTGGGCATGTCGTCGACTTAATGGCGACCTGTCTGGACGTCGCCGGCGCGGATTATCCGGAAACGGTCGACGGCAAATCCATCCACCCGCTCGACGGCAAAAGTCTGTTGCCGATTTTAGAAGGCAAACAACGGACCGGGCATGAGATGCTATTTTGGGAGCACCTGGGCAGCGCCGCCGTCCGGCAGGGAGATTGGAAACTCGTCTCCGCCGAGGGAGGACCGTGGGAGTTGTACGATCTCAGCAAAGATCGCACCGAACTCAACGACCTAGCGAAGACCCATCCCGAAAAACGAGATGAACTCCTGGCTGCGTATCGCGCCTGGGCCAAAAAAACCGGCGTCCGCCCACCCAAAAAATCCCGAAAGAACCGCAAACACAAATAG
- a CDS encoding sugar phosphate isomerase/epimerase family protein: MHLSFYTYSYTDVLDLPIPETLAFAAGVGYTRVDVSGTHGKSSDPRSFDAARRKLTRETAERFGLRVAAVITHAELTGTIAAGKPLDLKGSVDLAVDVGAPVVTFHMGGPQEGIAPEALWKKTAKTIRTAADYGSSKHVSLAVDGIWPTWIDDSPDALQRLFDDVGSDDFGVNFDPCYLELIDIDPVKFFDRFANRVRHTHLKDYVGKYPKWTHHIPGQGSMDYAPLVAVAAKHKYAGTMAVECFTNMELTEAARVGYRTMTAAAETAGTSFVGAAT, from the coding sequence ATGCACCTCTCGTTTTACACCTACAGCTACACCGATGTCCTCGACCTGCCGATCCCGGAGACGTTGGCCTTTGCCGCCGGCGTAGGATATACGCGGGTGGACGTGTCCGGCACGCATGGAAAATCCAGCGACCCCCGATCGTTTGATGCCGCGCGGCGGAAATTGACGCGCGAGACAGCGGAGCGGTTTGGCCTCCGCGTGGCAGCGGTGATAACGCATGCGGAATTGACGGGGACCATCGCCGCCGGCAAGCCGCTCGATTTGAAAGGGAGCGTTGATTTGGCCGTCGATGTCGGCGCACCGGTCGTCACGTTTCATATGGGTGGGCCGCAAGAGGGGATTGCTCCGGAGGCCTTGTGGAAAAAAACAGCAAAAACCATTCGCACTGCCGCCGATTACGGATCTTCAAAACATGTCTCGCTGGCGGTCGATGGCATTTGGCCAACCTGGATCGACGATTCGCCCGATGCCCTCCAACGGCTATTCGACGACGTTGGCTCCGACGATTTTGGTGTGAACTTCGATCCCTGTTATTTGGAATTGATCGACATTGATCCCGTGAAGTTCTTTGATCGTTTTGCTAATCGGGTTCGGCATACGCATTTGAAAGACTACGTCGGCAAGTATCCGAAATGGACGCATCATATTCCGGGGCAAGGCAGCATGGATTATGCGCCGTTGGTTGCCGTAGCTGCGAAACACAAATATGCCGGCACGATGGCGGTGGAGTGTTTTACGAACATGGAACTCACAGAAGCGGCCCGCGTGGGTTACCGGACGATGACGGCTGCGGCAGAAACAGCTGGGACGAGTTTTGTGGGGGCGGCGACTTAG